CTGGCCAAAGTCTCTCTAGCCACCTTTCTATCACCACACGTTGCTGCAGCCTCCACGCAGGTGCACTGAATGGAGTCACCTGTGCAGTCACCTGTGCAACTCTGTTTACAACACCAAGGACACCTTTGCGCTCCAGGTTAATGTGCAGGTAAAACAGGTAATGTGCCCTCAGCAGCAGATGATGGTTAAATTGTAGGCTGTGCACTACAGGCCCTTTAGGGTGTGTGCATTTCTGTGCATGTGCTCAAGGGACAAGATGTCTCTTACCCAGATCCCAAACACTCAGAACTGGGGCCAGAAATGGAACCCTGAAGGATGGCGGCAGCATCACTAACCTCTCACTATGATTATCTAACACTAGTAAAATATCAGCCAGGCCTCCCCAAAACAGTGACAGTCCTTCATCAAGGACAGGGACATGAAAATGGGGAGTGTCCCTGCTGACAAGGGACAACTGGAGTACAAGAAGGACCAGCAAGCAGTTTCTAACCTGGTGAGCTGGAATCCTGGGAGCATTGCATGCTGGGAGGTGGATTCCTTTTCTGGGGCTCTGCCTGGGCCCTTGGAGCTTGAATGGGTGGGCTGTGTGCTGCTGCCCCAGAAGGTTGTGGTGGTTGTGGCTGTCCTGTGGAGTCAACGATCCGTCGCCGTCTTTGCAGGAGGGCCTCCAGCTGGTTGTCAGTGCGCTTTTGGCTGCCTTTACGTCGGCTGGATTTCCTGACGGGCTTCTTCATGGTGCTCTGGGTAAGAGAGATCCGGAATGGACCAGCAGACCCTCACTACTCTGGCCCTTGTGCTGAAGACAGAATCAGCCCCCACAAAAGGACCTTCCCGATTAGGATCATAAAACACACGTGCTGAGCACAAGAAGTCAGCCATCCTGCATTCTCTGTAAATTAATGCCTCCCGGTTCTACAGACACACCCAAAAAGGCCAGGAGGAAGCCCAGCTGAACAGAGATGATTCTTACCAAGAGGCCCTGCAGTTCCATCACAGTGCTCCTACGCTTGGTTGCAGACTGGGCCTTGAGAAGGGATGGATGGAAAATCTAATCATGTCCCTTATATTTATTGCCCTGTTCTTTGGTCCCCAAAATGGGATCTCCCAGACAGTGAACAATCATGACAAAATCAACAACCAACCATTTAAAAGCAAGTAAACAATGTGTTTACTTTCACTTTCCCACTGAGGGTGGGGTGGTGTGTGGTGCCTGACCTTTGCAGATGGAGATTTTCCAGGGTCCAGGTGCCCCATCAGCAAGATCTGCTTTTATATGTCCACCCACATCACTTATTTAGGAGGCCAGAGGGACACAGAGCAGGGTCTGTCCCAATGAATGCAGCATGTCTATATAAACCCCTCAGCACTGCACATGCTGTTCAGATGCTCCCAGTCTGCCTTCCCTAATCTGGCCTGGGGTGTATTCTCAGCCCAAGGCTTTGCAGGAACCCATCTGTTGGCTCCCAGCTCTGCATCCCAGTCTGCTTGTTTACCTTGGACAATGCCCCAGTGTCCTGCCTGGCTGTGCGCAGCACCACCCCGCTTTTGATCCGGGCCATCATTTCTTCCATCGCTTTGACTTTGAAGTCGTCAGTGCTGACATCATTATCTGTTCATAAGGAAAAGGAGGCCTGTCATGACTGTTCTGCCTTGTTGGTTTCTCCCACACCTCCATCTATAGCATCCTCGTATTCATTTCACGCTTGTATTTATGGAAAACTTGCAACAATTGAGTCAGAGGGACTGCGATGAATTTTGTATCTTTCCTGGCCTTTTTGAAAGAGAGTGTGTATGCGtaagagttccccccccccccacaaaacatGCCCAAACGGCACTCCAGAATCTCCCTCATATCAACTTACAAGGTTGTGCTTGTCTGGCTCCCTTCCTCTGCCTGATAGCTGACAGGGGGCTGTGGAGGtaaaaagagaaagatgaagCCTTCTTCAGGTAACATTGCTGTTGGTAACCAAGTAGGAACAAACGTGCATGAATAACCTCCAATTCAATTTGTCAACATGGCTAATAGAGAACCCAGGAGGGACCCAGACTGTTCAAGGAGTAAGTGGACAACACACACAAGTGTACACAAACCCAGGCACAGACACACACTCTGCCAATCAATGAAGGACAGATTGTAACCTCAGCAAAGGAAGCCTTGTGGATCCTGAAATTTAGTGCTCTTAAAAGTCTGTATTGTGTCTACTTACTGTACGTGATACTTACTCCACTAggccagggcagggaggaggaggaaggggagggggaggaggaggaggtggaggaaccAACTCAGGAGGTGATGCTTCCACCAGCTTGACCTTCTCTTCCAGGGACTTCACTGCAATGAGAATGGCTTAGACTTAGGAACTGATATCCAGGCAGCATTTCTTTGTTGTACAGGACCAGAATGGACCAAATATATGATCCTGCAGggtttttcttgtgttcttaagtcCCTAACCAGATGGGAGTCTAGCAAGCTGTACCTTTCTCTTCCAGCAGAGCATCTCTCTCCTCGGAGTGGGCCAGGCGCTTCTCCAGGCATGCTTTCTCATCCTGAGCCAAGgccagagcagcttgaagcttgTGCATTTCGTTCAGCTGTGGTCGACCCGCCAACTGAGCCTCCAGATCCTCCACCTGGAGACCAGAGTTATGTGAGTACATTCAGACCCTAAAGGCAAATGTCTCCCCCTTTAAACATAATCACAGTTGACAAAAATGACACTATACAGTCTCTTGCAAAGGCGTTCCCCTTCTGCCGCCTCCTTCAAACGATACTGTTCTTGACCCCAAGAAAATCCTTCTGCCTCTCTGCAAAAGCCCCTCCCTGCCAAGCCGTCTAGGCAAGCCAGGCTCACCTTGACCTGGTGTTCCAGCCTGGCTTCTTCCAGAGCCCTGGTCATTTTGGCCACGTCCTCCAGGGCTTGGAGGAGCTGAGCATCTGGCCCAGCATTCTGGATTAGGATCCGACTCTGCCGGTTGGCCTCCTTCTGCTTCACCAGCATCTGTGGCATAGTAGGATGGGGGAAAGAAAACGCCATGGTTAGGAGCTGAGAAGTCTGAGACCCAGAGACCAATTTCTCCTTTTACTACACTCTCCCCCAGGAAATTGGGCCAGGCATGCGAATCCTGGTTCAACAGCTCTGTAGTGCTCTGGGAAGCACATGGAGCTCCACACAGGCAGGGGctgccccattcagttcaatggtcAAGAATTTTCCTACACAAGGTTATGCAATGCTTTAGTTTGTTCTTCCTTTCTGGAAACAAACCTTTTCCCATTGTCCATTTGAGATTGTAAGCACCTTGGGGACAGGGACCTGTCTGTTTATGCACCGTGTACTTTGCCTTCGTTAAATTCTCACAATTGTAGCCCAAAACCTATTTTTGGAAACTGAAGTCTTGAAAACTGAACCAGTGATACGGAAATAGAGGTGCTCCTGCAaaactgggggcttcctgtgtACTTTTCTGTCACATAGTCCAATACTGAAAAGAGCTCTCAACAGAATCTGGGTCCATGTCTGGAGCGTCCATCATCCAGCCTCTCAGCAAAATCAATCGTGGTCATCATCTAGAGGATTTTCCTTCAAAGAGCAAAAGAGTTGCACTTGGTTgggctgctccctccctccctcctgccccttggACTAATACCTGAGAGGCAAAGGCCTCTGCGTGCTGCCTCAGTTCTTGTTCCAAATCAAGTTGCCGAGACACCTCTCCATACTCCTCAGTGACGAGGCGGGACACTGGAGAGTGAACAGGAGAGGCGCCCATCAGCACCTTTGAATGGATTTAGGGCTGGCTAGGAATGGGCATAGTGCTACAGCAGCCAGCAACAAACATGACTCCAGGAAACTGCCTTCTCCAGAGCCTTTCCTTGGTGCATCTGACCCAGCATTGTCCAATTGGACTGGTAGCACCTCTCTCAAGGTTTCCCTCATCACCTTTCCACTGAAGATGCTGCCAAGAGTATACCCagcaccctgccctgccctgcctcctaAAATACGTACACAGGACCCAAATGTCTTTGTTTGAGTGACATGCTTGATATCAAAATGCCCAGTTCACAGtatagaaatatcccaaaatGTCCAgttcacaatatagaaatacccacacagcccctctctgacccttgtgcACTAGCCAGCACTtaatatccctctcagagaacaagctggcTGTAGTATGGGCccccaagggtgaacagaaagccataaataagggcaatcaacaaataaggatgaaagagttagggtaaaagggatgagttagagtaccagatcctctaTAATGGATATGTCTGTAAACAAAGGGTCGATGCGCATAGAATTGCCCTTCTCAAATTAACATCCTGAGCTGATAACAactgccaaatgttgtttttatGCCTGTTTGTGTGTTATTCTTCCCATGGATGccctcctctctttgtgtgctcttgtccccctcccctctctaAAAATatcctataaaacctgcatcattgtaatccttcgggatcctccacgtgtgtgtgtgtgggggggggggtcccgtttgcaaacgagtaaacgtttccttttgtcagaagtcctctgaattctcctgtcatttgttgtttgcctctccaaaaatccaaagaaccgtgtgccCATTCGGGATCATGCCCTCTGTATAAAGAGCATGTTCGGTATGAAGATATCAGGCTGATATTATAGGACCATAATCCCGCACTGTACAGAACTGTAGAGGCCTCTGTCTTGGCTGCAGCCGTGGGCTCCTCCAGTGCCCCCTTCCAGACCCCTTCCCCACACACCATCATCAACTCACCTTGTTTGACCCTCTGCAAAGCCCTCTGAGTCTTCTCCAGCGCAGTTTGCAGCGACAGCCTCTCAGAGCACTCCTCTTCCAACTTTGCACAaaggagggttttgttttttttaaagaagaatttgGAATAATACATTGCTGTATAGAGCATATTTCAAATGAGCTAAACACAAACACTGTGGCAGCATTCCCTTTGGGTTACGCCCACCTAAGCCCTGAAGCTCAGAGGCTTCTCCCTTCCTAGGGGTGGCCCATGGTACCTGTTCCTGGAGCGCCTTCACTTGCATGGCcagctctttcttctcctccagcaGCCAGGAAACCTTTGCCTGAAGGTCTTGAAGGAAAGAAGAAGGACAAAATCATGAATGGAAAGCAgggtccttcctcccccccctcccagtccttCACCTGCAGAGAGGCCATCTATTACCATGAGGAAAAAAGGGAAGATAAATTGGAGATCCTGGCTAAGAATGTTTATGCAAATCTTTTTCCTGTATCTAA
This genomic interval from Tiliqua scincoides isolate rTilSci1 chromosome 6, rTilSci1.hap2, whole genome shotgun sequence contains the following:
- the LOC136655634 gene encoding shootin-1-like gives rise to the protein MALLQDDFSQTAAYGSDPGSEEEEDDKEEALLQEREEAKQKLAELECASQALLAELLTLESEYEIEKSCRKQAEAYAAQVNRDNKELKRISKVFLPLLSPFPGDLMDLSKGSEVAPEAGSDPLSQYLQQIKDLQAKVSWLLEEKKELAMQVKALQEQLEEECSERLSLQTALEKTQRALQRVKQVSRLVTEEYGEVSRQLDLEQELRQHAEAFASQMLVKQKEANRQSRILIQNAGPDAQLLQALEDVAKMTRALEEARLEHQVKVEDLEAQLAGRPQLNEMHKLQAALALAQDEKACLEKRLAHSEERDALLEEKVKSLEEKVKLVEASPPELVPPPPPPPPPLPPPPCPGLVDPLSAIRQRKGARQAQPYNDVSTDDFKVKAMEEMMARIKSGVVLRTARQDTGALSKAQSATKRRSTVMELQGLLSTMKKPVRKSSRRKGSQKRTDNQLEALLQRRRRIVDSTGQPQPPQPSGAAAHSPPIQAPRAQAEPQKRNPPPSMQCSQDSSSPGGRAEAAVGRPQAGRRAVPPRVPQQL